The Aspergillus nidulans FGSC A4 chromosome VIII genome contains the following window.
gcttccgCGGCCGTACTGCCTGCATTGCATCCACTCGCTAGCACTAGCAGCGGTCCATTCCTTTTCCGTACAAGGCAGATCAAGGGTTATCTCCTCGCTTAGAATACCGGGCGGGACGTCGAATACAATTGTTTGAATGCCAAAGAAACAGAACACGATCAACTTTGTTCTCTTTGCGCTCTCGTTCCGGATCCAACTCTCCCACGATCCATCTTGCCGGGGGAGTGTATTCAAACCATCCTTCCGCAGCAAAGTTTCCAACTGGCTACGCAAGTACAACCCCTCATAATGGGGCGGGTAATGCTCAAACCAAGACGAAACTGACATTAGCATAAGCAGTGACTGAACGGTCTCCAGTATGTCCTGGCTCTGATTCGCGGATACTGTCTTGCGACTCCCAGTCCATTGGAGGTCCCGCCGCATATGTTCCAAAGTCACGGTTTTAGCGACATAGAAGAGACTGATGCTTGTGTCTGGTTCCCGGCAATACTGGGCACCTAGAGCTGCCATGGACAGGACAAGATGCAACGGTGTCTTCTCTATGTTCAACGTGGGAATATGAAGAAACGGATAATGGTCATGGTATCCAGTAACATATCCCGTAAGGCATCGGGAGAGGGCATGGCGCGACGGGATATTTTGGTTGGGTATCACATTGGCATAGTTGCGGAGCTCGCTCACCAGCCGATCACGGCACTGTGTTGTCACGCCGATCGGGCCCTTGAGCGGGCGGTTCCTGGAAGGTGGTGGTTGAGACTCCTCGAGGTGCAGTGATGGCAATTGCGTTCCATGGCGCGGAAGCACCGAGCTATACGGTGTCGCAGTTCCGCCGTGACCTAGACTCGAGGGATACTCTGAACCAGAATCGAACTGCAGCGCAGGAAAGAGCGGCAGCGGCTGGTAAGTTGGGGAGTATGGGTGGCTGGGCACGGGGATGCTGTCAAGGAACGAGGTAAAATCATCACCCTCGTGAGGAAAAGGTTCAGTGAAAGGggctggctctgcagctgaagCAATCGGAAACGCAGCGTGTGTTGCCGGTAAGACAGCCTCGTGCGTGGGTGAGAATGGATGATCGGTTACTGCAGAAGCCAGCACATTGAGGCCATCAGACACCGGCTCGGCTGGAGCTGTGGGGACCGACTCAGGGGTTGCAGCTGCCGGAGACGAATCGTGGGCGAGGCGTTCATGTCGGACCAGCAAATCCTTACGAGTAAATGACTTAGGGCATCTGTCGCAGACAAACGGTTTTTCCTTCGTATCTACACTAGTTAGTCCAGTAGCACGTTTTGCGGGACAGGGTTCAAGTACGCGATCGTTCGTGGCGCTGCAGATGCTCCAACCTTGCAAATTTCCGATTGCACCTCGGACACTGGAAGTCGCGAGTTGTATTTTTGACCATCCCGACCGACACCTGCAGGCACCACAGTTAGTCCGACCTTAGCTGGGTCTGGTGCATCGTTCGATTGGTCCCGGACTCGGTGGTGTTGAGTAACGGAGAGCCGCGATCGAGAACGGGCGACATAACCAATGCAGCGATCGAGACGATAAAGACGAACTGGCTGGGGATCGGTCGGGAGCGGGGTAATTCCGAATACTTCACCACTCCAGATTAGACGATTACCAAGACCTGAAAAGGGAAATCCAATACTCACTCGCTATGTGAAAGCGTCACACCGCTTTCGAATGGTTTCCTTGGACGCTCGGCTGCACTGCTGATAAAAGCCTGTTCTGGTCGTACCGAGTGCCGGCAGATTAAACAGGCGAGGAACAGGTATAGCTCAGAATGATCTGCGTTGTATGTATCATGGATAACACTTGATTAAGCACCCCATGTCGATAGTCGACTTTGCCAACCAGAGCCAGTCGTCTTGGGAAAGCCTTGCGCGTTCAGCGTTATCTTCAACTCACTAAAGAGAAGGCAAAAAAGCCAAGAAATAGCATCATGGACTCGCCCTGGCTCCCCGCAAACCCAGAACACATTGCGGGACCGCTCTTCTGATCCGGGGTTGGCTGGAGATTCAGCGTACGGGATGTCGTGCACATGTGCGTTCGTGGTCGCCGAGGTTATGCGAAGATCTGAAACACGTTGGAGATCCAGAATCCAGGGAATTTTCTGTATATCATCCCAAGCCTCTCCAGACTATGATGGTTAATAACGTCAGTCACGATCAATCGGGAAAGAGTCGCGAGTTGCGAGTCGCCAGTGGTAGCAGTGTGGCGGGGGCTAGGTACCTGACGTTGGAGGTAAGATCGCACATAATTCCCGCTCCACCACTCCCCTCGAGTCGTCCAACAAATTCGGTCTTCTGGCCAAAATTTCCTGTGTGGAAGTTTCAAGAAACCAGATTGTTCCCTAAAGTAGCCTAAAAGTAGCTATTGCgctgagcagaagcagagacaGTGTGTGATCAGACAAGGTTAGACATCGGAATAGGATAGGACCGATAGATAGAAACTACCCTTATCGTAAGCCAGCGTTGCCCCGCCATCCCAATTCGGTTACGATTCTTCCCCAGAGTCCAGTGacccatcttcttctggggTAAGGGTGGATTACCAATATCCAGTGGACATAAAAAATGTCTCTTACTGGCTCATCCATGGAAGCCGGTCGACCTTAGCGCTGGCTCAGACCGTCCCAAATTCCCAGTTCGACTCAGTTCCCCTGAGGCGTGTTAATCGATTGCGGGCTGCCCTTGTGCCGTCGAAGAGCCCGAGGTTCGTCGATCCTGTCGGCGGGGGACTTGATTTCATATGCTTTGGACTCTTAGGAGGGTCAGCTTTCACCAGGCGAGGCGTGAGGTTAAATCGACCGGGTCGCCCTGGTCCTCACCCTCCCAACAACTCACTCCTTTCTAACATTTTCTCTGGAACACTTTGGTCTTTTATTTACGATGGCTTACGTCGGTCACACCCCTCCAGGATGGCTCGGCAACCTGTCGGCGGAGCAGGAAacgaagctgcagcagatgTGGAatatcgtcctcgtcctcttgGACGCTGCCTCGCTGGGCGCCCCCGAGCAACCGATTGAGAACCAGAGCGGAGAGGCC
Protein-coding sequences here:
- a CDS encoding uncharacterized protein (transcript_id=CADANIAT00002206), coding for MCSGFAGSQGESMMLFLGFFAFSLAFISSAAERPRKPFESGVTLSHSECRSGWSKIQLATSSVRGAIGNLQGWSICSATNDRVLEPCPAKRATGLTSVDTKEKPFVCDRCPKSFTRKDLLVRHERLAHDSSPAAATPESVPTAPAEPVSDGLNVLASAVTDHPFSPTHEAVLPATHAAFPIASAAEPAPFTEPFPHEGDDFTSFLDSIPVPSHPYSPTYQPLPLFPALQFDSGSEYPSSLGHGGTATPYSSVLPRHGTQLPSLHLEESQPPPSRNRPLKGPIGVTTQCRDRLVSELRNYANVIPNQNIPSRHALSRCLTGYVTGYHDHYPFLHIPTLNIEKTPLHLVLSMAALGAQYCREPDTSISLFYVAKTVTLEHMRRDLQWTGSRKTVSANQSQDILETVQSLLMLMSVSSWFEHYPPHYEGLYLRSQLETLLRKDGLNTLPRQDGSWESWIRNESAKRTKLIVFCFFGIQTIVFDVPPGILSEEITLDLPCTEKEWTAASASEWMQCRQYGRGSPRLQDALTSLFTRIPSAGGQLESFTSLGGLVLIHAIIQDIWLIQKACRVPITSLEQALENWCQCWERNQESSTDPFNPNGPLSFTSTALLRLAYIRLNADFSSARRLQTFNPDEIARSLRQNLKVQRSDRLTRAALHCAHALSTPIKLGINYVARTLVVSWSNQYALCSLECAVLLAKWLEIATVKNPEPRLTEQETKLLEFVIEMVMEAQHEVSRSWLLENNTRLSAVVTRLWARLFTADYIYELVNLIGRSLNSYANLLENVEAT